GTAGAACGATTGAATAGCTGAGGCACGTATGAGAGCGCTTGAAAAAGAAATAACTTGGACCGAATCGGTGATCAAGGAAGACCAGATTTCAAAATTTATGAAATCCGGACGGGATTTTATTAATGATGAGGAAATCTGGCAAAAAATCCGGACGAACACATCACCGGAAAAACAAGAGATTCGCGAAATCTTACAAAAGTCACTTTCCATTGAAACGCTTACACCCGATGAAGCGGCCAAGCTGCTCAATGTCAAAGATGAGGAGCTTTGGAAGGAGATTTTTGAGGTGGCGGCACAGGTCAAAACGAAGGTGTACGACAATCGTATTGTGACCTTTGCTCCGCTTTACTGCAGCAATTATTGTGTTAATAATTGTCTCTATTGTGGATTTCGCCGAGATAACACGCTGGAAAAGCGGCGGCGCTTGTCTCTGGAGGAAGTCAAAAATGAGGCTCGCGTGCTCGCCGGGGAAATCGGCCATAAGCGTCTTATTGCGGTTTACGGGGAACATCCGCTCTCTGATGCGCGCTACATTGCCGATACGATTGAAGCCATCTACAGCGTGAAGGTTCCTACCCGGGGTGGTGTCGGGCAAATCCGGCGCGTCAATATCAATGCAGCACCCATGTCCGTTGAGGATCTGGAAATGCTCCGCGAAATTGGGATTGGCACGTACCAGGTGTTTCAGGAAACGTACCACCACGAGACCTATGCCAGAATCCATCCTCCGGGCACGTTGAAAAGTCACTATCAGTGGCGCCTGTATTCCATGCACCGTGCTCTGGAAGCCGGCGTAGACGATGTGGCTATCGGCGCTCTC
The genomic region above belongs to Calditrichota bacterium and contains:
- the hydG gene encoding [FeFe] hydrogenase H-cluster radical SAM maturase HydG, whose protein sequence is MRALEKEITWTESVIKEDQISKFMKSGRDFINDEEIWQKIRTNTSPEKQEIREILQKSLSIETLTPDEAAKLLNVKDEELWKEIFEVAAQVKTKVYDNRIVTFAPLYCSNYCVNNCLYCGFRRDNTLEKRRRLSLEEVKNEARVLAGEIGHKRLIAVYGEHPLSDARYIADTIEAIYSVKVPTRGGVGQIRRVNINAAPMSVEDLEMLREIGIGTYQVFQETYHHETYARIHPPGTLKSHYQWRLYSMHRALEAGVDDVAIGALFGLYDWRFEVLALLYHAIELESMFDGVGPHTISFPRLQPALGAPYTQETKYLVSDEDFKKLVTVLRLAIPYSGMIITARERAEIRRELMPICTQTDASTRIGIGAYRESTNRQESERQQFLLGDTRSLDEVIRELAEMGYITSFCTAGYRCGRTGDRIMKLLRTGREGKFCKLNAILTFREWLDDFASEETKKIGEELIQREMNEIKEKTPVDFSERVYQELQVYYKRIQNGERDLYF